The window TTTATGGTAGACCGAAAGAGAAGCCGGCACATCTTTTCCTATCAAAACAGGAGGGTTCTGTTGTCCCTTTTGATGTCGTTGAAAGACAAGAGCCCCGGCCTCTACCAATAGATTCAAAGGCGCAGGGCTCTGCCATTGGAATGGAATCGGTTTAAGGCTAAGCTTTCATCCGCATCCGTTCGGGGAGGGTTTGAATCGAATGGATAACGTCATCCAGCTTCGTCTCCACACGATACAACAGATAAAATGTCACCACGATCGGAAACCCTACATCTTGGATGAATGAAAGTAATTGTTCCATTTTCCCCCTCCTATTCTTCGTCAATGTTCGGAAAGAATGATCCCGCATGAACCTATCATACGGGATCATTCATCATGGATGGACCGGAAATTACTCAAGTGAATAGTCAGTAGTATTACGTTCTACCAACCGCGCACCTTGGATTCCAACCAATGAACCGTTTGGCGTTTGGAAAATGTTAGCCGCGATGATGCTGGTCATGGCCATTTTCATCTCTGCAGGACTGAGCGTTTCTTTCGGACTGTCCACCGTAATGGACGCTGTTTTCCCAAGTTCCGTTTTAAACTGCAGTTCAAGCGTTTTAGCCATATTTCTCCCCTCCTTCATTCATTACAAAATGTCCGACTGATCACTGCGTTCGACTCTCACAAGCGGCTTATCCGACAACGAACCTAAAGCATTGGCAGCTTGGCTCAACTGATCCGGTGTCGCTTCCAACCGGATGTTGGAAAAAGTCTTCGCTTTATAAACCGGCTTTCCTTTTTCATCCAAACCATAATCGAACACCAACCGCAAACTCGATGCTTTCAAATTAGCTTCTGCCATGTTCTCCCCTCCTTTCACTCCTTATATAGAAAAAAATGTCCGGACAAGACACCATAAGCAGCTCTATATCTCAAAAACTTAGAAAACTCAAAACCCGGCATATGCACTCTTCTGTTTAAACCCCTTGTCAAGAAAAGATTTTTCAGTCATACTAAAAAATAGAAAATGGAATAACGTAACCACAATCAGCGGAAAGTTGAATCTTGCGCTGATAGGTCCAAGATGAGAATTTGTAGGGGAGCCGGTAGTGCCGGCTGAGAAAGCATCCGCTAGATGCTGACCCTTCGAACCTGATCTGGTTGATGCCAGCGTAGGGAACATATTCTCAAACAGGCGGTTTTTTCTTGTTTGAAAATATGGCGTTCGGGATCAACCCGGACGCTTTTCTTTTGTTCCCATTTGCCTCCATGAAAAGATTGACTTTTGCCTGATTGCGGTTCAACATCTTAAAAAATAGATTAGGAGGAACAAAAATGAAAAAATGGCTTCTTGCTCTGTCGGCTGTTTTTCTTCTTGCCGGCTGTGGCCAACAAGGGGGAAAAGATCAAACAGCCAAAGACACGAAAGATGTAAAAAAAGTGTCTGTTGTACTTGACTGGACGCCCAACACCAACCACACCGGTCTTTACGTGGCGAAAGAAAAAGGATTTTTCCAAAAGCA of the Bacillus smithii genome contains:
- a CDS encoding DUF1659 domain-containing protein, translating into MAEANLKASSLRLVFDYGLDEKGKPVYKAKTFSNIRLEATPDQLSQAANALGSLSDKPLVRVERSDQSDIL
- a CDS encoding DUF2922 domain-containing protein, encoding MAKTLELQFKTELGKTASITVDSPKETLSPAEMKMAMTSIIAANIFQTPNGSLVGIQGARLVERNTTDYSLE
- a CDS encoding YvrJ family protein, which gives rise to MEQLLSFIQDVGFPIVVTFYLLYRVETKLDDVIHSIQTLPERMRMKA